The following are encoded in a window of Choloepus didactylus isolate mChoDid1 chromosome 17, mChoDid1.pri, whole genome shotgun sequence genomic DNA:
- the PPP3R1 gene encoding calcineurin subunit B type 1 isoform X2, whose amino-acid sequence MDQFQKCVDADEIKRLGKRFKKLDLDNSGSLSVEEFMSLPELQQNPLVQRVIDIFDTDGNGEVDFKEFIEGVSQFSVKGDKEQKLRFAFRIYDMDKDGYISNGELFQVLKMMVGNNLKDTQLQQIVDKTIINADKDGDGRISFEEFCAVVGGLDIHKKMVVDV is encoded by the exons atggaccAATTTCAAAAATGTg ttGATGCTGATGAAATTAAAAGGCTAGGAAAGAGATTTAAGAAGCTTGATTTAGACAATTCTGGTTCTTTGAGTGTGGAAGAGTTCATGTCTCTGCCTGAGTTACAACAGAATCCTTTAGTACAGCGAGTAATAGATATATTCGACACAGATGGGAATGGAGAAGTAGACTTTAAAG AATTCATTGAGGGAGTCTCTCAGTTCAGTGTCAAAGGAGATAAGGAACAGAAGTTGAGGT ttgctttccGTATCTATGACATGGATAAAGATGGCTATATTTCCAATGGGGAACTCTTCCAGGTGCTGAAGATGATGGTGGGGAACAATCTGAAAGACACACAGTTACAGCAAATTGTAGACAAAACCATAATAAATGCAGATAAGGATGGAGATGGAAGAATATCCTTTGAAGAATTCTGTGCC